A genomic region of Rhizobium sp. NXC24 contains the following coding sequences:
- a CDS encoding type II toxin-antitoxin system VapC family toxin: MYLLDTNVVSELRGIKPHGAVLAWIHSVRSDDLAISAITIGEIQRGIELTGETDPQKAKELMRWLDSLQLGIRVIPLDAECMIRWAQFMHRKSPTLIADAMIAATASVHNLTIVTRDIVDFSAFPAAVLNPFDYKSP, from the coding sequence TTGTATTTGCTTGATACGAATGTGGTATCGGAATTGCGCGGGATAAAGCCGCATGGCGCGGTACTGGCCTGGATACATAGTGTCAGGAGTGACGACCTTGCGATTTCGGCCATCACGATCGGCGAGATCCAGCGCGGTATAGAGTTGACTGGAGAAACCGATCCGCAAAAGGCAAAAGAGCTTATGCGTTGGCTGGACAGTTTGCAGCTTGGGATTCGGGTCATTCCCCTGGATGCGGAGTGCATGATCCGATGGGCGCAATTCATGCATCGCAAATCGCCGACGCTGATTGCCGATGCGATGATAGCGGCGACTGCATCCGTTCATAATCTCACGATCGTTACGCGCGATATCGTCGATTTTTCGGCCTTTCCCGCTGCTGTTCTCAACCCCTTTGACTACAAATCTCCTTGA
- a CDS encoding type II toxin-antitoxin system Phd/YefM family antitoxin, translated as MRQWPVQDAKAKFSEMLDASLEEGPQLVSKRGEPKAVLVSVSEWEALNKRAKPSAKDVLLAPEPRFDLDIPSRKEWVWRDVNLSED; from the coding sequence ATGCGCCAATGGCCTGTTCAGGACGCCAAAGCGAAATTTAGTGAAATGCTTGATGCCTCGCTGGAGGAAGGGCCGCAGCTTGTTTCAAAAAGAGGCGAACCTAAAGCCGTGCTTGTTTCCGTGTCTGAGTGGGAAGCGCTGAACAAGCGGGCCAAGCCGTCCGCCAAGGACGTGCTTCTCGCGCCGGAGCCAAGATTCGATCTCGATATCCCGTCTCGTAAGGAATGGGTCTGGCGGGACGTCAATCTGAGTGAGGATTGA
- a CDS encoding class I SAM-dependent methyltransferase: MTNDNPTSSFYDDNAAVYVRRDRSLPQRRLDAFLNTLPAGASILELGCGGGQDAAYMISRGFNVTPTDGSPEIAEQAEKLIGKPVVVLRFEELEDDQLYDGIWAEASLLHVRRPDLPGIFNRIHKALKNGGIFHASFKAGEAEGYDGFGRYYNYISADWLNDLLISTGWKDISLNETDGGGYDGKPTRWLRMRARKNI; this comes from the coding sequence ATGACAAACGACAACCCCACCTCCTCCTTCTACGACGACAACGCCGCCGTCTATGTCAGGCGCGATCGCAGCCTGCCGCAGCGGCGACTCGATGCCTTCCTGAATACCCTTCCCGCCGGTGCATCGATTCTGGAATTAGGCTGCGGCGGCGGCCAAGACGCAGCCTACATGATCTCGCGCGGCTTCAACGTCACGCCCACAGACGGTTCGCCGGAAATAGCCGAGCAGGCCGAAAAGTTGATCGGAAAGCCGGTCGTCGTTCTGAGGTTCGAGGAGCTGGAGGACGACCAGCTCTATGACGGCATCTGGGCCGAAGCATCCCTATTGCATGTGCGGCGACCCGATCTTCCAGGGATTTTCAACCGCATCCACAAGGCCCTGAAGAACGGCGGCATATTTCACGCCAGTTTCAAAGCGGGAGAAGCCGAGGGCTATGACGGCTTCGGCCGATATTACAATTATATCTCCGCCGACTGGCTTAACGATCTGCTCATCTCGACCGGCTGGAAGGACATTTCCCTCAACGAAACCGATGGCGGCGGCTACGATGGCAAACCGACGAGGTGGCTGCGGATGAGAGCCCGGAAAAATATTTGA
- the ilvC gene encoding ketol-acid reductoisomerase — translation MRVYYDRDADLNLIKSKKVAVIGYGSQGRAHALNLKDSGAQNLAIALKAGSATAKKAEADGFKVMTVAEAAAWADLMMMATPDELQADIYKSEIAPNIRDGAAIAFAHGLNVHFGLIEPKASVDVVMIAPKGPGHTVRGEYQKGGGVPCLVAVHQNASGNALELALSYACGVGGGRSGIIETNFREECETDLFGEQVVLCGGLVELIRAGFETLVEAGYAPEMAYFECLHEVKLIVDLIYEGGIANMNYSISNTAEWGEYVTGPRIITEETKAEMKRVLKDIQTGKFTSEWMQEYRSGAARFKGIRRNNDSHQIEEVGAKLRGMMPWIGKNKLVDKSVN, via the coding sequence ATGCGCGTCTATTACGATCGTGATGCCGATCTCAACCTCATCAAGTCGAAGAAGGTCGCCGTCATTGGCTACGGTTCCCAGGGCCGCGCCCATGCGCTGAACCTGAAGGACAGCGGTGCGCAGAACCTTGCGATCGCGCTCAAGGCCGGCTCGGCAACCGCCAAGAAGGCTGAAGCCGACGGCTTCAAGGTCATGACCGTTGCCGAAGCTGCTGCCTGGGCCGACCTGATGATGATGGCGACCCCGGACGAACTGCAGGCCGACATCTACAAGTCCGAAATCGCTCCGAACATCCGTGATGGCGCTGCGATCGCTTTCGCACATGGCCTCAACGTCCACTTCGGCCTCATCGAGCCGAAGGCTTCGGTCGACGTCGTCATGATCGCTCCGAAGGGACCGGGCCACACGGTTCGCGGCGAATACCAGAAGGGCGGCGGCGTTCCCTGCCTCGTTGCCGTTCATCAGAACGCTTCCGGCAATGCGCTTGAACTCGCTCTCTCCTACGCTTGCGGCGTCGGCGGCGGCCGTTCCGGCATCATCGAAACCAACTTCCGCGAAGAGTGCGAAACCGATCTCTTCGGCGAACAGGTCGTTCTTTGCGGCGGTCTCGTCGAGCTCATCCGCGCCGGCTTCGAAACGCTGGTTGAAGCTGGCTACGCTCCGGAGATGGCCTATTTCGAGTGCCTGCATGAAGTGAAGCTGATCGTCGACCTGATCTATGAAGGCGGTATCGCCAACATGAACTACTCGATCTCGAACACGGCCGAGTGGGGCGAATACGTCACCGGTCCGCGCATCATCACCGAAGAGACCAAGGCTGAGATGAAGCGTGTCCTGAAGGACATCCAGACCGGCAAGTTCACCTCCGAGTGGATGCAGGAATACCGTTCCGGCGCTGCCCGCTTCAAGGGCATCCGCCGCAACAACGACAGCCACCAGATCGAAGAAGTCGGCGCCAAGCTGCGCGGCATGATGCCCTGGATCGGCAAGAACAAGCTGGTCGACAAGAGCGTCAACTAA
- a CDS encoding TetR/AcrR family transcriptional regulator C-terminal domain-containing protein: protein MLSEAGQSSEFSPRQNAVLEQALRLLVDGGEKALTTSGVARAANCSKESLYKWFGDRDGLLSAMIAYQASKVRTFERNGERLTVASLHDHLVIFARDLLEVLAGDVSLALNRLAIGQSNRDGSKLGKLLLERGRRQIDRRASGLIDAGKRAGLLRFMDADEAYHTFYGLIVSDLHVRMLLGEPGLRDTSRQAEKAVSAFLRLYGTEKVLAEAAATV, encoded by the coding sequence GTGCTGAGCGAAGCAGGACAGTCGAGCGAGTTTTCGCCGCGCCAGAACGCTGTTCTGGAACAGGCGTTGCGTCTGCTCGTCGACGGCGGCGAAAAGGCGCTGACGACCTCGGGCGTCGCGCGCGCTGCCAATTGCTCCAAGGAAAGTCTCTATAAATGGTTCGGCGATCGCGACGGTCTGCTGTCGGCGATGATCGCCTATCAGGCGAGCAAGGTGCGCACCTTCGAGCGCAACGGCGAACGGCTGACCGTGGCGAGCCTGCATGACCATCTCGTCATTTTCGCCCGCGATCTGCTGGAAGTCCTGGCGGGCGACGTTTCGCTCGCATTGAACCGTCTGGCGATCGGTCAATCGAACCGCGACGGCTCCAAGCTCGGCAAGCTTCTGCTGGAGCGCGGGCGCCGCCAGATCGACCGGCGCGCCAGCGGGCTGATCGATGCCGGCAAGCGGGCAGGGCTGCTGCGCTTCATGGACGCCGACGAGGCTTATCATACGTTTTACGGGCTTATCGTTTCCGATCTGCATGTGCGCATGCTGCTCGGCGAGCCCGGTTTGAGGGACACCAGCCGTCAGGCGGAGAAGGCGGTCAGCGCCTTCCTCCGGCTTTACGGCACGGAAAAAGTATTGGCGGAAGCGGCAGCGACCGTCTGA
- a CDS encoding AraC family transcriptional regulator, whose product MTLPFNPNQELASIVARFATGDGEHRTPIDGLNLYRQSAVTVWQHGAYRPSYAVVVQGRKSLTVGADTYHYGVGEYILTALDLPVSTQVTNVHSETPYLCFAMVLDSERLNELLSRVNIPRQAIISEPMRGLAVNAASPELLDASLRLLRLLDRPEDIPAMAPLIEQEILYRLLTGPNGPRLLQVAMAESQSNRVARAVAWIRGNFVQPLRIEELAERVGMSVSSLHHHFKAVTAMSPMQYQKQLRLHEARRLMIVEQLDVGSAGHRVGYQSPSQFSREYSRLYGLPPLKDVEAMRSPVAAE is encoded by the coding sequence ATGACACTGCCATTCAATCCCAACCAGGAACTCGCCTCCATCGTTGCCCGTTTCGCCACGGGGGATGGAGAACATCGCACACCGATCGACGGTCTCAATCTATACCGGCAGTCGGCGGTGACCGTGTGGCAGCATGGGGCCTATCGACCTTCCTATGCCGTCGTTGTCCAGGGACGCAAAAGCCTGACGGTCGGTGCCGACACGTACCATTACGGTGTCGGCGAGTATATTCTGACCGCTCTCGATCTGCCTGTGTCGACACAGGTAACCAATGTCCACAGTGAAACTCCCTACCTCTGTTTTGCCATGGTGCTCGACAGCGAACGGCTGAATGAGCTGTTATCGCGCGTCAACATTCCGCGCCAAGCGATTATATCGGAACCCATGCGTGGGCTTGCGGTCAATGCGGCATCGCCGGAACTGCTCGACGCCTCGTTGCGGCTACTTAGATTGCTCGACCGGCCGGAGGATATTCCTGCCATGGCGCCATTGATCGAACAGGAAATCCTCTACCGTCTGTTGACGGGCCCGAACGGTCCTCGGCTGCTGCAAGTCGCCATGGCGGAGAGCCAGAGCAACAGAGTGGCGCGCGCGGTTGCCTGGATTCGCGGCAATTTCGTCCAGCCGCTGCGCATCGAGGAACTGGCGGAACGCGTCGGCATGAGCGTCTCCTCGCTGCACCATCATTTCAAGGCGGTGACTGCGATGTCGCCGATGCAATATCAGAAGCAGCTCCGGCTCCACGAAGCGCGGCGGCTGATGATCGTCGAGCAGCTCGATGTCGGATCGGCCGGCCACCGCGTCGGCTATCAAAGCCCTTCGCAGTTCAGCCGCGAATATAGCCGCCTCTATGGGCTTCCGCCGCTGAAGGATGTCGAGGCCATGCGGAGCCCGGTTGCCGCGGAATAA
- a CDS encoding NAD(P)-dependent alcohol dehydrogenase, giving the protein MAIAKGYAATDASKPLTPFTFERREPNEDDVVISVKYCGVCHSDIHQARNEWGGSKYPMVPGHEVAGLVTAVGSKVTKFKVGDRVGVGCFVNSCTTCATRDLDYEHFLPGLVQTYNDVEADGETPTYGGYSDSIVVKEGYVLSFPDNIPLDSGAPLLCAGITLYSPLRHWKAGPGKKVAIVGMGGLGHMGVKLAHAMGADVTVLSQTLSKKEDGFKLGAKDYYATSDAETFTKLAGTFDLIINTVGTAIDWNAYLNLLKYDGSMVLVGVPEHAVPVHAFSLIPGRRSLSGSMIGSIKETQEMLDFCGEHNIVAEIEKINIQEINEAYERVLKSDVRYRFVIDIASLA; this is encoded by the coding sequence ATGGCAATTGCAAAGGGTTATGCCGCCACCGACGCGTCCAAGCCGCTTACTCCCTTCACCTTCGAACGTCGCGAGCCGAACGAAGACGACGTCGTCATCTCCGTTAAATATTGTGGCGTTTGCCATTCCGACATCCACCAGGCCCGCAACGAATGGGGCGGCTCGAAGTATCCGATGGTGCCTGGCCACGAAGTTGCCGGCCTCGTCACGGCCGTCGGTTCGAAGGTGACGAAGTTCAAGGTCGGTGACCGCGTCGGCGTCGGCTGCTTTGTCAATTCCTGCACGACCTGCGCGACGCGCGATTTGGACTACGAACACTTCCTGCCGGGCCTGGTCCAGACCTACAACGACGTGGAAGCAGACGGCGAGACGCCGACCTACGGCGGCTATTCCGACTCGATCGTCGTCAAGGAGGGCTATGTCCTCTCCTTCCCCGACAATATTCCGCTGGATTCGGGCGCGCCGCTGCTGTGCGCCGGCATCACGCTCTACTCGCCGCTGCGCCACTGGAAGGCAGGCCCGGGTAAGAAAGTCGCCATCGTCGGCATGGGCGGTCTCGGCCACATGGGCGTCAAGCTGGCGCATGCCATGGGCGCCGACGTGACGGTTCTCAGCCAGACGCTGTCGAAGAAGGAAGACGGCTTCAAGCTGGGCGCCAAGGATTATTACGCCACCAGCGATGCCGAGACCTTCACCAAGCTCGCAGGCACGTTTGACCTGATTATCAACACGGTCGGCACCGCCATCGACTGGAATGCCTATCTCAACCTGCTGAAGTATGACGGCAGCATGGTGCTGGTCGGCGTTCCGGAACATGCCGTTCCGGTTCACGCCTTCTCGCTCATCCCCGGCCGCCGCAGCCTTTCCGGCTCCATGATCGGCTCCATCAAGGAAACCCAGGAAATGCTCGACTTCTGCGGCGAGCACAACATCGTCGCCGAGATCGAGAAGATCAACATCCAGGAGATCAACGAAGCCTATGAGCGCGTTCTGAAGAGCGACGTTCGCTATCGCTTCGTCATCGATATCGCTTCGCTGGCCTAA
- a CDS encoding NAD(P)/FAD-dependent oxidoreductase, with the protein MQDHHVVVVGGGFGGLQLVNDLKGAPVRITLIDRRNHHLFQPLLYQVATTLLATSEIAWPIRSFFRDRPEVTTLLAEVVGVDSKAHVVTLKGGTTIAYDTLVLATGATHAYFGHDEWEPVAPGLKTLEDATTIRRRVLLAFEQAELETDPAVCDALLTFTIVGAGPTGVELAGIIAELARTTLPKEFRNIDTTKARIILVEAGPRVLPSFDEGLSSYAHKALEKSGVEVRTGKPVTSCTAEGVTIGETFVPSRTIVWAAGVQASPAAKWLAVSADRAGRVVVDKELRASGEADIFVIGDTAAVMRGDGSPVPGIAPAAKQQGSYVAKMIRAKLSGQPAPGPFHYHHQGSLATIGKSAAIIDFGWIKLRGWIAWWVWGLAHIYFLIGVRWRIAVAWSWLWIYISRQHSARLITQRETMRED; encoded by the coding sequence ATGCAGGATCATCACGTTGTCGTCGTCGGGGGTGGATTTGGCGGCTTGCAGCTCGTCAACGATCTCAAGGGAGCTCCGGTCCGGATCACGCTGATCGACCGGCGCAACCATCATCTGTTCCAGCCGCTGCTCTATCAAGTCGCCACTACGTTGCTCGCCACGTCCGAGATCGCCTGGCCAATCCGAAGCTTTTTCCGCGATCGGCCGGAAGTGACGACATTGCTGGCGGAGGTCGTCGGCGTCGACAGCAAGGCACATGTGGTGACGCTGAAGGGTGGCACCACGATCGCCTATGATACGCTTGTGCTGGCGACGGGTGCGACGCATGCCTATTTCGGACATGACGAATGGGAACCGGTGGCGCCGGGCCTTAAGACGCTGGAGGATGCGACGACGATCCGCCGCCGCGTTCTTTTGGCCTTCGAGCAGGCGGAGCTGGAAACCGATCCTGCCGTCTGCGACGCTTTGCTGACTTTTACCATCGTCGGCGCCGGGCCGACCGGCGTCGAGCTTGCCGGCATTATTGCCGAGCTGGCCAGAACGACACTCCCGAAGGAATTCCGCAACATAGACACCACCAAGGCCAGGATCATTCTTGTCGAAGCCGGGCCGCGCGTTCTCCCAAGTTTTGACGAGGGGCTGTCTTCTTATGCCCACAAGGCGCTGGAAAAGTCGGGCGTCGAAGTTCGCACGGGAAAACCCGTTACATCGTGCACCGCGGAGGGTGTCACGATCGGGGAGACCTTCGTGCCGAGCCGGACGATCGTCTGGGCCGCTGGCGTGCAGGCTTCGCCGGCGGCGAAATGGCTCGCCGTTTCGGCCGACCGCGCCGGCCGCGTCGTGGTTGACAAGGAACTGAGAGCGTCTGGCGAGGCGGATATCTTTGTCATCGGCGACACGGCGGCGGTCATGCGCGGGGATGGCAGTCCCGTGCCGGGCATCGCGCCGGCCGCCAAGCAGCAGGGCTCTTACGTCGCCAAGATGATACGGGCCAAGTTATCGGGCCAGCCGGCACCAGGGCCATTTCACTATCATCATCAGGGAAGTCTCGCGACGATCGGCAAAAGTGCTGCGATCATCGATTTCGGCTGGATCAAGCTCAGGGGATGGATCGCCTGGTGGGTCTGGGGCCTTGCCCACATCTACTTCCTGATCGGCGTGCGCTGGCGCATTGCGGTCGCCTGGAGCTGGCTGTGGATCTATATCAGCCGGCAGCACAGCGCCCGGCTGATCACGCAAAGGGAAACCATGCGCGAAGATTAA
- a CDS encoding PH domain-containing protein, whose product MRNSDIQNYFLPGEKLLWLGQPKQGLMFNKKDLLQVPFSLLWGGFAIFWESSVIRQINAPVVFRLWGVPFVLIGLYLIVGRFAVDAFVRARTQYAVSDQRIIILRDGWFSKILTVSLERLPALDLDQRGDGTGTISFGTDTQVGYGRFGGMGAWTPALSNVPQFLGIKDVRDVFNLILRAQSAKAS is encoded by the coding sequence ATGCGCAATTCTGACATTCAAAACTACTTCCTGCCTGGTGAAAAATTATTGTGGCTGGGCCAGCCGAAGCAAGGGCTCATGTTTAATAAGAAAGATCTACTGCAAGTGCCTTTTTCGTTGTTGTGGGGCGGCTTTGCGATCTTCTGGGAAAGTTCGGTGATACGCCAGATCAATGCGCCAGTCGTTTTCAGGTTATGGGGCGTGCCTTTCGTATTGATCGGTCTCTATCTTATCGTTGGTCGTTTTGCGGTCGATGCGTTCGTTCGCGCAAGGACACAGTATGCGGTCAGTGACCAGCGCATCATAATTTTACGCGACGGCTGGTTTTCCAAGATTCTTACCGTATCGCTGGAACGGTTGCCGGCTCTGGATCTGGATCAGCGCGGTGATGGAACAGGGACGATCAGCTTCGGAACCGATACCCAAGTCGGCTATGGCCGTTTCGGCGGTATGGGGGCCTGGACTCCAGCGCTTTCCAACGTTCCACAATTTCTCGGTATCAAGGACGTCCGCGACGTATTCAATCTGATCTTGCGTGCGCAATCGGCGAAAGCATCTTAG
- a CDS encoding Lrp/AsnC family transcriptional regulator has product MLDGRDRKILDLLQTDAGISVTDLADRVALSVSACSRRIQRLEESGHIARRIVVLDREKMGVPTTLYALIKTAHHADEWIETFRKAISDIPEIVEAHRLTGNHDYILKIVLPRVEHYDVIYKMLVRKIELFDVSASISMEELKSGTSIPVGYAH; this is encoded by the coding sequence ATGCTCGACGGGCGAGACAGAAAGATTCTCGATCTTTTGCAGACCGATGCCGGCATTTCGGTGACCGATCTTGCCGACCGCGTGGCGCTGTCGGTCTCCGCCTGTTCCCGTCGCATTCAGCGGCTGGAGGAGAGTGGCCACATCGCCAGACGTATTGTCGTGCTCGACCGCGAGAAGATGGGTGTGCCCACCACGCTCTACGCGCTGATCAAGACCGCACATCATGCCGACGAATGGATCGAGACCTTTCGCAAGGCGATCAGCGACATTCCGGAGATTGTCGAGGCGCACCGGCTGACCGGCAATCACGACTACATCCTGAAAATCGTGCTGCCGCGTGTCGAGCACTATGATGTCATCTACAAGATGCTCGTACGCAAGATCGAGCTCTTCGATGTCTCGGCCTCCATTTCCATGGAGGAGTTGAAAAGCGGCACATCCATCCCCGTCGGCTATGCACATTGA
- a CDS encoding aspartate/glutamate racemase family protein has protein sequence MRTIGLIGGMSFESSAVYYRLINEMVRDRLGGLASAEVLMYSVNFEEIVAMQKAGRWDDAAARLGDAALRLQIAGAECVLICTNTMHLIAPEVAARISIPLIHIIDETAATLKAAGRVKPLLLATRYTMEHGFYADRMARNGVSVMVPGAEDRTTTHDIIFNELCAGVVKDESRRKLMAIIERAKAEGADSVILGCTEICLILDPNALTLPGFDTTAIHAQKAVDFAVGNEKARASQAA, from the coding sequence ATGCGCACTATCGGCCTGATCGGCGGCATGAGTTTCGAGAGTTCGGCAGTTTATTATCGTCTTATCAATGAGATGGTTCGCGACAGACTAGGCGGCCTCGCCTCTGCCGAGGTGCTGATGTATTCCGTCAATTTCGAAGAGATCGTCGCCATGCAGAAGGCCGGGCGTTGGGACGATGCCGCTGCCCGTCTCGGGGATGCCGCGCTTCGCCTGCAGATCGCCGGTGCCGAATGCGTGTTGATCTGCACCAACACCATGCATCTGATCGCCCCGGAAGTTGCCGCGCGTATCTCGATCCCCCTGATCCATATCATCGACGAGACCGCTGCCACGCTGAAGGCCGCCGGCCGCGTTAAGCCGCTACTGCTTGCCACGCGCTACACGATGGAACACGGCTTCTATGCCGACCGCATGGCCCGCAATGGCGTTTCCGTCATGGTCCCCGGCGCTGAAGATCGCACCACGACCCACGACATCATCTTCAATGAACTCTGCGCCGGCGTCGTCAAGGACGAGTCGCGCCGGAAGCTGATGGCCATCATCGAGCGCGCCAAAGCCGAAGGCGCCGATAGCGTCATTCTTGGCTGCACCGAGATCTGCCTGATCCTGGATCCGAACGCGCTTACTCTGCCGGGCTTCGACACCACGGCGATTCACGCACAGAAAGCTGTCGATTTCGCTGTCGGCAATGAAAAGGCAAGAGCAAGCCAGGCCGCGTAA
- a CDS encoding MarR family winged helix-turn-helix transcriptional regulator encodes MLVTTELATIDAARDFNRFYTSFLGVLNKAYLDSPYALTDVRVLFEVGSRGGVAASTLTRDLHLDPAYLSRILKRFREDGLIETKPDPDDLRSQIITVTDKGQAQFHEFVRRSRAEIAGHFDALAIGEPERVVDAMRTIQTVLNSSANVTPPAVIRTHRAGDIGWIVQSQARFYCEEFGWDLRFEGLIAEVAGKFLSNFNPQKDQCWIVERGGLNIGSVMVADGGDGFAKLRLLYVDKTARGLGLGKLLVGECIRFARNAGYRQLSLWTNDILDTARAIYVQAGFRLVSEEKHRMFGPELNGQTWVLDL; translated from the coding sequence ATGCTTGTGACTACGGAACTCGCGACCATCGATGCGGCGCGCGACTTCAATCGCTTCTATACCAGTTTCCTTGGCGTTCTGAACAAAGCCTATCTCGACAGCCCCTATGCGCTGACTGACGTCCGCGTGCTGTTCGAAGTCGGCTCGCGTGGCGGCGTCGCCGCTTCGACATTGACACGGGATCTGCATCTCGATCCCGCCTATCTCAGCCGCATTCTGAAACGCTTTCGCGAAGACGGCTTGATCGAAACCAAGCCAGATCCGGACGATCTGCGCAGCCAGATCATTACAGTCACCGACAAGGGACAAGCGCAGTTCCACGAGTTTGTCCGCCGCTCCCGCGCCGAGATCGCCGGGCATTTCGATGCGCTGGCCATCGGTGAGCCCGAACGTGTCGTGGACGCGATGCGAACGATCCAGACCGTCCTCAACTCAAGTGCCAATGTCACGCCTCCCGCCGTCATCCGCACTCACCGCGCCGGCGATATCGGCTGGATCGTCCAGAGCCAGGCCCGCTTCTATTGCGAGGAATTCGGCTGGGATCTGCGTTTCGAAGGCCTGATCGCCGAGGTCGCCGGAAAATTCCTCTCCAACTTCAATCCGCAGAAGGACCAATGCTGGATCGTCGAGCGGGGCGGACTGAACATCGGTTCCGTCATGGTCGCCGATGGCGGCGACGGCTTCGCAAAGCTCCGGCTGCTCTATGTCGACAAGACGGCACGAGGCCTCGGCCTCGGCAAGCTGCTGGTCGGTGAATGCATCCGTTTTGCCCGCAACGCCGGCTATCGTCAGCTTTCGCTCTGGACAAACGACATCCTCGATACTGCCCGAGCCATCTATGTCCAGGCTGGATTCCGACTCGTCTCGGAAGAAAAACACCGTATGTTCGGCCCCGAATTGAACGGCCAGACATGGGTGCTGGACCTCTAA
- a CDS encoding TetR/AcrR family transcriptional regulator — protein MTTDTQDFSPKLRGRPREFDMDAALDEALRVFSERGYYAASISELTEAMGLTAGSVYKAFGDKRGVFLAAFDRYRRMRQQLIDEALAKGPNAYEKLRILVAFFAEASCGEIGRRGCLVVGSATELALFDKEVASRVSVAFDFDERRIRDLVLLGQADGSVAKHIDPESTACALLALTKGMRVIGKTGRKTEHMLAVAETAMKLLN, from the coding sequence ATGACGACAGACACACAAGACTTCTCCCCGAAGCTTCGCGGTCGCCCGCGGGAATTCGATATGGACGCAGCGCTCGACGAGGCACTGCGGGTCTTTTCCGAGCGCGGCTACTATGCCGCCTCGATTAGCGAACTGACCGAGGCCATGGGGCTGACCGCGGGCAGCGTCTACAAGGCGTTCGGCGACAAGCGGGGCGTGTTCCTGGCCGCTTTCGATCGCTATCGCCGTATGCGCCAGCAACTGATCGATGAGGCTCTTGCGAAGGGCCCGAACGCATATGAGAAACTGCGTATTTTGGTGGCGTTCTTCGCCGAAGCTTCGTGCGGTGAGATCGGCCGCAGAGGCTGTCTCGTGGTCGGCAGCGCGACCGAGCTTGCGCTTTTCGACAAGGAGGTCGCCAGCCGTGTCAGCGTGGCTTTCGATTTCGACGAGCGGCGCATTCGCGACCTCGTCCTTCTGGGTCAGGCGGATGGATCCGTGGCAAAGCATATCGACCCTGAAAGCACCGCCTGCGCCTTGCTTGCCCTAACGAAAGGCATGCGCGTGATCGGAAAGACCGGCCGCAAAACCGAACATATGCTCGCCGTCGCCGAGACGGCCATGAAACTGCTGAACTGA